A genomic segment from Aegilops tauschii subsp. strangulata cultivar AL8/78 chromosome 1, Aet v6.0, whole genome shotgun sequence encodes:
- the LOC109747994 gene encoding cytochrome P450 84A1 has product MVDLSMIDMEWLQEPLRWLFVASVIFVLLQRRRGKAPPLPPGPYSPPIVGNIFMMDQLTHRGFAALAKQYGGLLHLRLGKVHTFAVSTPEYAQQVLQAQDAAFSHRPATIATTYLTYNRADMVFARYGPFWRQMRKLCVMKLFSRRRPGTWVAVRDESAALVRAVARRSGEPVNLGDLIFNLSMNVTFRAAFGAEAAGDGDGRKRDEFIAIMQEFSKLFGAFSIGDFIPWLGWADPQGISVRLRTARAALDEFIDKIIDEHIKRGKNPDDMDADMVDAMLAFLPEAKPEKAAGDDLQHTLRLNRDNIKAIIMDVMFGGTETVASAIEWAMAEMMHSPDDLLQLQQELADKVGLDRNVDEADLNNLSFLKCVIKETLRLHPPIPLLHRENAEDCVVGSYSVPRGSSVNINVFAMGRDARVWKDADTFRPSRFMKGEGEAAGVDFKGGCFQFLPFGSGRRSCPGMALGLYSLELVIARLAHGFNWALPDGKKPSELDMGDIFGLTAPRATRLWVVPTPRLTCPLVVDVDAACQT; this is encoded by the exons ATGGTGGACCTGTCCATGATCGACATGGAATGGCTCCAAGAGCCATTGAGATGGCTGTTCGTCGCCTCGGTCATCTTCGTGTTGCTGCAGCGGCGGCGTGGCAAGGCGCCGCCGCTGCCCCCAGGACCGTATTCGCCGCCGATTGTCGGCAATATCTTCATGATGGACCAACTGACCCACCGGGGCTTCGCGGCGCTGGCCAAGCAGTACGGCGGCCTTCTCCACCTCCGCCTCGGCAAGGTCCACACCTTCGCCGTATCGACGCCGGAGTACGCCCAGCAGGTGCTGCAGGCCCAGGACGCCGCCTTCTCGCACCGGCCTGCCACCATCGCCACCACCTACCTCACCTACAACCGCGCCGACATGGTGTTCGCCCGCTACGGGCCCTTCTGGCGCCAGATGCGCAAGCTGTGCGTGATGAAGCTCTTCAGCCGGCGCCGTCCCGGGACGTGGGTCGCCGTGCGCGACGAGTCCGCGGCCCTCGTCCGTGCGGTGGCCCGGCGGAGCGGCGAGCCTGTCAACCTCGGCGACCTCATCTTCAACCTCAGCATGAACGTCACCTTCCGCGCGGCGTTCGGCGCTGAAGCCGCCGGTGACGGCGATGGCCGGAAGCGGGACGAGTTCATCGCTATCATGCAGGAGTTCTCCAAGCTCTTCGGCGCGTTCAGCATCGGCGACTTCATCCCATGGCTCGGCTGGGCGGACCCGCAGGGCATCAGCGTGCGCCTCCGCACTGCGCGCGCAGCCCTCGACGAGTTCATCGACAAGATCATCGACGAGCACATAAAGAGGGGCAAGAACCCTGACGACATGGACGCCGACATGGTAGACGCCATGCTCGCCTTCCTCCCTGAAGCGAAGCCGGAGAAGGCCGCTGGCGACGACCTGCAGCACACGCTCCGCCTCAACCGTGACAACATCAAGGCCATTATCATG GACGTGATGTTTGGTGGGACGGAGACGGTGGCGTCGGCAATAGAATGGGCAATGGCCGAAATGATGCATAGCCCAGATGACCTCTTGCAGCTGCAGCAGGAGCTTGCCGATAAGGTGGGTCTCGACCGAAACGTGGACGAGGCAGACCTCAACAACCTCTCCTTCCTCAAATGCGTTATCAAGGAGACGCTCCGGTTACACCCGCCCATCCCGCTCCTCCACCGTGAGAACGCCGAGGACTGTGTGGTCGGCAGCTACTCTGTGCCCCGGGGCTCGAGCGTCAATATCAATGTCTTCGCAATGGGCCGCGACGCCAGGGTGTGGAAGGACGCCGACACATTCCGTCCGTCACGGTTCATGAAGGGGGAAGGGGAGGCAGCCGGGGTCGACTTCAAGGGCGGGTGCTTCCAGTTCCTGCCGTTTGGGTCTGGTCGTCGCTCGTGCCCGGGGATGGCGCTCGGCCTGTACTCGCTGGAGCTCGTTATTGCGCGGCTCGCCCATGGGTTCAACTGGGCGCTGCCCGACGGTAAGAAGCCGTCGGAGCTCGACATGGGTGACATTTTCGGCCTCACCGCACCGCGTGCCACAAGGCTCTGGGTCGTGCCCACGCCCCGACTTACCTGCCCTTTGGTTGTTGATGTCGACGCCGCGTGCCAGACATGA